In Morganella morganii, the following are encoded in one genomic region:
- the recD gene encoding exodeoxyribonuclease V subunit alpha: protein MNTHLQTLCAEQILRPLDCQFAAMLAPDSHPLLQFVFALLSAQTGGGHVCLPLSRIIPAAEQGGRHAEIMQSVWRALNEPGLPEIKAALSASDAVSDGSLPAPVVLSEENLYLHRMWQYECRVAEFFSRPQRISADAEKLRPVLDALFGTEEPEDWQKIAAAVAVSSRTSVISGGPGTGKTTTVARILAALVQSAAEPLLIELAAPTGKAAARLTESLGEAIAQLDLTDAQRAMMPEQAKTLHRLLGAQPDSRRLRHHQKNPLMSDVLIVDEASMVDLPMMASLIDALPENAILILLGDKDQLASVEAGAVLGDICRFAESGYTPQRRQALEAMTGCVLPDKSPAHPVNVQDHLCLLRKSFRFDAGSGIGQLATAVNNGDIRETMAVLDGQRPDVRYVPLDDEEGYAQVLTDTMKAYLPFLSLVKQHADPAAVLDAFSQFRLLCALREGPFGVEGLNERIERLLHQQGHIRRPLIHRHRAYHGKPVMISRNDSPLGLFNGDIGIMLTDENHELRVYFRLPDGTIRSIRPSRLPAHETAYVMTVHKSQGSEFAHTALVLPVQPSPLVSRELLYTALTRAKQFLTIYSREECVKRAVKTPTQRYSGLSGRLR, encoded by the coding sequence ATGAATACTCACTTACAAACCTTATGTGCAGAGCAGATCCTGCGTCCCCTGGACTGTCAGTTTGCGGCGATGCTGGCACCGGATAGTCATCCGCTGCTGCAATTTGTGTTTGCGCTGCTCAGTGCACAAACCGGCGGCGGACATGTCTGCCTGCCGCTGTCGCGGATTATTCCCGCAGCGGAACAGGGCGGACGGCATGCGGAAATCATGCAGTCTGTCTGGCGGGCACTGAATGAGCCGGGACTGCCGGAGATAAAAGCGGCGCTGTCTGCCTCTGATGCGGTTAGTGATGGCTCACTTCCCGCCCCGGTTGTGCTGTCAGAAGAGAATTTGTACCTGCACCGGATGTGGCAGTATGAATGCCGGGTGGCTGAATTTTTCTCCCGGCCTCAGCGGATTTCTGCTGATGCAGAGAAACTGCGCCCGGTTCTGGATGCATTGTTCGGTACGGAAGAACCGGAGGACTGGCAGAAAATTGCCGCAGCGGTAGCGGTCAGCAGCCGGACTTCCGTTATTTCCGGCGGGCCCGGTACCGGTAAAACCACAACCGTTGCCCGTATTCTGGCGGCACTGGTGCAATCCGCCGCTGAGCCGCTGCTGATTGAACTGGCAGCACCGACCGGCAAAGCGGCAGCCCGCCTGACTGAATCACTGGGTGAGGCGATCGCGCAGCTTGATTTGACGGATGCACAGCGGGCCATGATGCCGGAGCAAGCCAAAACCCTGCACCGCCTGCTGGGCGCTCAGCCGGACAGCCGCCGGTTACGCCATCATCAGAAAAACCCGCTGATGTCGGATGTGCTGATTGTGGATGAAGCATCCATGGTTGATTTACCGATGATGGCGTCACTGATTGATGCACTGCCGGAGAACGCTATTCTGATCCTGCTGGGGGATAAAGATCAGCTGGCTTCGGTGGAAGCCGGGGCGGTGCTGGGGGATATCTGCCGTTTTGCTGAATCCGGTTACACACCACAGCGGCGGCAGGCGCTGGAGGCTATGACCGGCTGTGTGCTGCCGGATAAGTCGCCGGCGCATCCGGTCAATGTGCAGGATCACCTCTGCCTGCTGCGTAAAAGTTTCCGTTTTGATGCCGGTTCCGGCATCGGGCAACTGGCCACCGCAGTTAACAACGGCGATATCCGGGAAACCATGGCGGTTCTCGACGGGCAGCGGCCGGATGTCCGTTATGTGCCGCTGGACGATGAAGAAGGCTATGCTCAGGTACTGACAGACACCATGAAAGCCTATCTGCCGTTTTTATCACTGGTGAAACAGCATGCCGATCCTGCAGCGGTGCTTGATGCCTTCAGTCAGTTCCGGTTGTTGTGTGCGCTGCGTGAGGGACCGTTCGGTGTGGAAGGGCTGAATGAGCGTATTGAACGGCTGCTGCATCAGCAGGGGCATATCCGCCGTCCGCTGATACACCGGCACCGCGCCTATCACGGTAAACCGGTGATGATAAGCCGTAATGACAGCCCGCTGGGGCTGTTCAACGGTGATATCGGGATTATGCTGACGGATGAAAACCATGAGCTGCGGGTGTATTTCCGGCTGCCGGACGGCACTATCCGGAGTATCCGCCCGAGTCGTCTTCCGGCACACGAAACGGCGTATGTGATGACAGTGCATAAATCACAGGGCTCTGAGTTTGCTCATACCGCGCTGGTGCTGCCGGTGCAGCCTTCGCCGCTGGTCAGCCGTGAATTGCTGTATACGGCACTGACGCGGGCGAAGCAGTTTCTGACCATATACAGCCGGGAAGAGTGTGTTAAGCGGGCAGTGAAAACGCCGACTCAGCGGTACAGCGGGCTGAGCGGGCGTTTACGTTAG
- the recB gene encoding exodeoxyribonuclease V subunit beta — translation MAAESLNPMTIPLQGQRLIEASAGTGKTYTLARLYLRLLLGIGEGAFVRPLSAEEILVVTFTEAATNELRGRIRENIHKLRIACLRHEEGGEPEEDYGFGPLLALIEDKQSAAQRLLLAERQMDEAAIFTIHGFCQRMLTHNAFESGVLFEQTLIQDEHPVRKQACEDFWRRHCYPLPVELARAITQLWSDPEALLRDIYPWLQGELPGITDAPESDETLLSRHEKIIAAIDEVKQCWRESDVDFVSLIQNSDLNKSSYRANLVPGWIAGIDDWAKETETTHYALPKNIERFSQAVLDEKTKKGGTPPSHPVFSAIEELTEQALTLEDILFTRAVYEIRRTITQEKQNRGEMGFDDLLTRLDNALHQENGALLAQTLRRRFPVAMIDEFQDTDPQQYRIFRTIYQENTGDNGTPADPYGLLFIGDPKQAIYAFRGADIFTYIKARQDVSAHYTLGTNFRSAKTMVDSVNKLFLQADEPFCFKQIPFQPVSSAPDNDEAAFIIGGKTQPAVQFWWQAAEGVSSGDYERTMAGVCAGQIRDWLDAGQNGTALIGKPGKQRPVSAADITVLVRSRREAQLIKDALNQRAIPSVFLSNRDSVFDTPEARELLWLLQAVLNPEKERLLRSALASGLFGLNAAQIDALNQDEAARDRLVDEFAGYGQIWQQQGVLPMLRRVLSQRKIAENLLAGQDGERRLTDIMHISELLQETSLTLENEHALVRWLAQQVLRPDAQSESQQMRLESDHHLVQICTIHKSKGLEYPLVWLPFICNFQAGGQRLYHDETTFEPCLTLSPDETQLALADKERLAEDLRLLYVAVTRAVYHCSLGVAPIIRGNRKKTGNTDLHLNGLGYLLQNGQACDSKTLAERLDAFCQGDSPVAVTRITEPQLQLWQPGMSQPPSLAVKPFTRNVSSRWRVTSYSGLSYGASSGGSVYTQDRQEEMMAMIRSLSPSLDTDTLGEVQDETGTAQTAGTFPRGAMAGTFLHSLFEELEFDSEPSLEWLREQLLSYGFSAEWAPFLQTWFTDLVNTPLSAEGLVLSAIPVRYKQDEMQFFLPIDGDLTAQKLDALTRQYDPLSAQAPPLDFAAVTGMLKGFIDLVFYHDGKYYIADYKSNYLGDSHADYQPDALVQAMLEHRYDLQYQLYTLALHRYLRHRLPDYDYQTHFGGVYYLFLRGMTPDHPGRGIWFYRPEQAFTEQLDALFKGEEG, via the coding sequence ATGGCGGCTGAATCTTTAAATCCGATGACAATACCGCTGCAGGGGCAGCGGTTAATTGAGGCATCTGCCGGTACAGGGAAAACTTACACCCTGGCCCGGCTCTATCTGCGTCTGCTGCTGGGTATTGGTGAAGGGGCATTTGTCCGGCCGTTATCGGCGGAAGAGATCCTGGTGGTGACCTTTACCGAAGCGGCAACCAATGAACTGCGGGGGCGTATCCGTGAGAACATCCATAAGTTGCGGATCGCCTGTCTGCGTCATGAAGAAGGCGGGGAACCGGAGGAGGATTACGGATTCGGTCCGCTTCTGGCGCTGATTGAGGATAAACAAAGTGCTGCTCAGCGCCTGCTGCTGGCTGAACGGCAGATGGATGAAGCCGCCATTTTTACCATCCACGGTTTTTGTCAGCGTATGCTGACACACAACGCCTTTGAATCCGGCGTGCTCTTTGAACAAACGCTGATTCAGGATGAGCATCCTGTCCGTAAACAGGCCTGCGAGGACTTCTGGCGGCGTCATTGTTACCCGCTGCCGGTTGAACTGGCCAGAGCCATTACACAGCTCTGGTCTGATCCTGAGGCGCTGCTGCGGGATATTTACCCCTGGTTGCAGGGGGAACTGCCCGGAATTACAGATGCACCGGAATCGGATGAAACATTACTTTCCCGCCATGAAAAAATTATCGCCGCGATTGATGAGGTCAAACAGTGCTGGCGGGAAAGTGATGTTGATTTTGTCAGTCTTATTCAGAACTCTGATCTGAATAAAAGCAGTTACCGCGCTAATCTGGTGCCCGGATGGATTGCCGGCATTGATGACTGGGCGAAGGAAACCGAAACCACACATTACGCACTGCCGAAAAATATAGAACGTTTCAGTCAGGCAGTGCTGGATGAAAAAACCAAAAAAGGCGGTACGCCGCCGTCACATCCGGTGTTCTCTGCGATTGAGGAGCTGACTGAGCAGGCACTGACGCTGGAGGATATCCTGTTTACCCGCGCGGTGTATGAGATCCGCCGGACCATCACGCAGGAAAAACAGAACCGGGGCGAAATGGGATTTGATGATTTGCTGACCCGGCTGGATAACGCGCTGCATCAGGAAAACGGCGCTCTGCTGGCGCAGACACTGCGCAGACGTTTTCCGGTGGCGATGATTGATGAATTCCAGGATACCGATCCCCAGCAATACCGGATCTTCCGCACTATCTACCAGGAAAACACCGGTGACAACGGCACACCGGCAGATCCATACGGGCTGCTGTTTATCGGTGACCCGAAACAGGCGATTTACGCCTTCCGCGGCGCGGATATTTTCACCTATATCAAAGCGCGGCAGGATGTCAGTGCGCATTACACTCTTGGGACTAACTTCCGTTCCGCGAAGACGATGGTCGACAGCGTCAACAAGCTGTTTTTACAGGCGGATGAGCCTTTCTGCTTTAAACAGATCCCGTTTCAGCCGGTCAGTTCCGCACCGGATAATGATGAGGCCGCTTTTATTATCGGCGGAAAAACACAACCGGCGGTGCAGTTCTGGTGGCAGGCCGCAGAGGGGGTCAGCAGCGGGGATTATGAGCGGACAATGGCGGGAGTGTGTGCCGGGCAGATCCGCGACTGGCTGGATGCCGGACAAAACGGCACGGCACTGATTGGCAAGCCCGGGAAACAACGGCCGGTCAGTGCGGCAGATATTACCGTGCTGGTACGCAGCCGCCGGGAAGCACAACTGATAAAAGATGCCCTTAACCAGCGGGCGATCCCGTCTGTTTTTCTCTCAAACCGCGACAGCGTGTTTGACACACCGGAAGCCCGCGAGTTGCTGTGGCTGCTCCAGGCGGTGCTGAATCCGGAAAAGGAGCGGTTGTTGCGCAGTGCGCTGGCATCCGGGTTGTTTGGTCTGAATGCTGCGCAAATTGATGCACTGAATCAGGATGAAGCTGCCCGTGACAGGCTGGTGGACGAGTTCGCCGGTTATGGTCAGATCTGGCAGCAGCAGGGCGTTCTGCCGATGCTGCGCCGGGTGCTCAGTCAGCGGAAGATTGCGGAAAATCTTCTGGCGGGGCAGGACGGTGAACGGCGCTTAACCGATATCATGCATATCAGTGAGTTACTTCAGGAAACATCACTGACGCTGGAAAATGAACACGCCCTGGTGCGCTGGCTGGCACAACAGGTATTACGCCCGGATGCGCAGTCAGAAAGTCAGCAGATGCGGCTGGAAAGTGATCATCATCTGGTTCAGATTTGCACTATCCATAAATCCAAAGGACTGGAATACCCGCTGGTGTGGCTGCCGTTTATCTGTAATTTTCAGGCGGGTGGTCAGCGGCTTTATCATGATGAAACCACCTTCGAGCCGTGCCTGACACTGTCACCGGATGAAACACAGCTTGCCCTGGCGGATAAAGAACGTCTGGCAGAGGATTTGCGTCTGTTGTATGTGGCGGTGACGCGGGCGGTTTACCATTGCAGCCTGGGTGTTGCGCCGATTATCAGAGGGAACCGTAAAAAAACAGGTAATACCGACCTGCATCTTAACGGGCTGGGGTATCTGCTTCAGAACGGACAGGCATGTGACAGCAAAACCCTGGCGGAGCGGCTTGATGCTTTTTGTCAGGGCGACAGCCCGGTTGCTGTCACCCGGATAACAGAACCACAACTGCAACTGTGGCAGCCCGGTATGTCACAGCCGCCGTCCCTGGCGGTGAAGCCGTTTACCCGGAATGTCAGCAGCCGCTGGCGTGTGACCAGTTACAGCGGCCTGAGTTACGGCGCATCGTCTGGTGGCTCTGTGTATACACAGGACAGGCAGGAAGAGATGATGGCGATGATCCGTTCTCTCAGCCCGTCACTGGATACAGATACGCTCGGTGAAGTGCAGGACGAAACCGGAACGGCACAGACCGCCGGCACCTTCCCGCGCGGTGCGATGGCGGGGACATTCCTGCACAGCCTGTTTGAAGAGCTTGAATTTGATAGTGAGCCCTCACTTGAGTGGCTGAGGGAGCAACTGCTGTCATACGGATTTTCTGCTGAGTGGGCACCGTTCCTGCAAACCTGGTTTACGGATCTGGTTAATACGCCGCTGTCCGCTGAAGGGCTGGTGCTCAGTGCAATCCCGGTACGTTATAAACAGGATGAAATGCAGTTTTTCCTGCCGATAGACGGCGACCTGACCGCGCAAAAACTGGATGCACTGACGCGGCAGTATGATCCGTTGTCAGCACAGGCACCGCCGCTGGATTTCGCGGCAGTGACCGGTATGCTGAAAGGCTTTATTGACCTTGTGTTTTATCACGACGGTAAATATTACATAGCGGACTATAAATCAAACTATCTGGGTGACAGTCACGCAGATTATCAGCCGGACGCACTGGTGCAGGCGATGCTGGAACACCGCTATGATTTGCAGTATCAGCTGTATACGCTGGCGCTGCACCGCTATCTGCGTCACCGGTTGCCGGATTATGACTATCAGACACATTTCGGCGGTGTGTATTACCTCTTTCTGCGCGGCATGACACCGGACCATCCCGGCCGGGGGATCTGGTTTTATCGCCCAGAGCAGGCATTCACGGAGCAACTGGATGCCCTGTTCAAAGGGGAGGAAGGTTAA
- the ptrA gene encoding pitrilysin — translation MRLMPKQLVQFIFTLLFFFTGANALAQNNWQVLPGEIEKSANDPRQYQAITLKNNMTVLLISDKTARKSAAAVSLAIGSMDEPQSQAGLAHYLEHMVLMGSKRFPEPGNFSDYLAKHGGSHNASTGSNYTDFYFEVENNALKGATERLADALAEPLLDPVNADKERNAVNAELTMARSRDGHRMYQVRAETWNPAHPISRFSGGNLETLRDKPGSILHEELLKFYNTYYSSNLMKAVIYGPESPEELAKLANETFGTIPDRHAAVPQITVPLITAAEQQKIIHYVPAQPQKSLDFEFVIDNNSKDFRKQTDTYIAYLLGSRSEGTLANWLISNGLAESVSASASSTLARNQGVFIISVSLTDEGMAKRDEITAAVFAYLNLIKEKGINKDYFDEIARVNMLAFRYSSVVRDMNYVESLANTMMEYPVKNVLNVGYLADDWDPAAIKARLADLTPEKARIWYTSPQEPSNKKAYFVDAPYQVDAVTAAQLDKWRKSEGDFRFSLPALNPFIPDNFDLIKRQEQQKPVQLTDTAKLRLFYMPSRYFADEPKAIIALELRNRNAGRTAKDVVTSALLSYVSELKLNQLSYQASVAGMGINISDDDGLNISVSGYSQHLPELLTTAVSEYQSFTPSVSELAQAKSWYREQVAVSDNGKAYEMAMRPFSRLKSVPYFEDKERLAALDTITESDITQYRNRLIREGALQMFVFGNLTAPQAEQIASKAQAQLGSQGTEWWVGDYYVIDKALKPNFDEKANSTDNALANIFIPDGYSRTEGAAFSSVLSKILHPWFYDQLRTQEQLGYALFAFNPNFGRQWGIGFLLQSNEKNPAYLSQRFDDFYINAEKRLKALDNAEFDKYRNALLTEMTQPPETFEEEASRYSFDFKNNYFDFNTREQTIAAVKKMTKQDVVTFYENAVMSKKGLALYSQVTGTGGKADDYAKPAGWTTYPSVTAFQALLPVKEEIR, via the coding sequence ATGAGGCTGATGCCTAAACAACTAGTGCAGTTTATTTTTACGCTGCTTTTCTTTTTTACCGGTGCCAATGCACTTGCTCAGAATAACTGGCAGGTTCTGCCCGGAGAGATTGAGAAAAGCGCCAACGATCCGCGTCAGTATCAGGCAATCACCCTGAAAAATAATATGACGGTTCTGCTGATTTCCGATAAAACCGCACGTAAATCAGCTGCAGCGGTCAGTCTGGCTATCGGCAGTATGGATGAGCCGCAGAGCCAGGCGGGTCTTGCGCACTATCTGGAACATATGGTGCTGATGGGCTCAAAACGTTTCCCTGAACCCGGTAATTTCAGTGATTATCTGGCGAAGCACGGCGGCAGCCATAATGCCAGTACCGGCTCCAATTACACTGACTTCTATTTTGAAGTGGAAAATAATGCGCTGAAAGGGGCAACGGAGAGGCTGGCTGATGCCCTGGCAGAACCGCTGCTGGATCCGGTGAATGCGGATAAAGAACGTAATGCGGTTAACGCCGAGCTGACCATGGCGCGTTCCCGTGACGGGCACCGCATGTATCAGGTCCGGGCGGAAACCTGGAACCCGGCACATCCGATTTCCCGTTTTTCCGGTGGTAACCTGGAAACCCTTAGAGATAAGCCCGGCAGCATCCTGCATGAAGAGCTGCTGAAGTTTTATAATACCTATTATTCATCCAATCTGATGAAAGCTGTTATCTACGGACCGGAGTCCCCGGAAGAACTGGCAAAACTGGCCAATGAGACGTTCGGCACGATTCCGGATCGCCACGCAGCTGTTCCGCAGATTACCGTTCCGCTGATCACCGCAGCCGAGCAGCAGAAAATCATTCACTATGTTCCTGCGCAGCCGCAGAAATCGCTGGATTTTGAGTTTGTCATCGACAACAACAGCAAAGATTTCCGCAAGCAGACAGATACCTATATTGCGTATCTGCTGGGAAGCCGCAGTGAAGGTACGCTGGCGAACTGGCTGATATCCAACGGGTTGGCGGAGAGCGTCAGTGCATCGGCATCCTCAACCCTGGCACGTAACCAGGGCGTGTTTATTATCTCTGTCTCACTGACTGATGAGGGCATGGCGAAGCGCGATGAAATTACCGCCGCTGTTTTTGCGTACCTGAATCTGATTAAAGAAAAAGGGATCAATAAAGACTATTTCGATGAAATCGCCCGCGTGAATATGCTGGCATTCCGCTACAGCTCGGTTGTCCGTGATATGAACTATGTTGAATCACTGGCAAATACGATGATGGAATATCCGGTAAAAAATGTTCTGAATGTCGGCTATCTGGCTGATGACTGGGATCCTGCCGCCATCAAAGCCCGCCTTGCGGATTTAACACCGGAAAAAGCCCGCATCTGGTATACCAGCCCGCAGGAACCAAGCAATAAAAAAGCCTATTTCGTTGATGCGCCTTATCAGGTGGATGCAGTGACTGCCGCTCAACTGGATAAATGGCGTAAATCTGAAGGTGATTTCCGTTTCTCTCTGCCTGCACTGAACCCGTTTATTCCGGATAATTTTGACCTGATCAAACGGCAGGAACAGCAAAAACCGGTACAGCTGACAGACACTGCAAAACTGCGTCTGTTCTATATGCCGAGCCGCTATTTTGCGGATGAGCCGAAGGCAATTATCGCGCTGGAACTGCGTAACCGGAATGCCGGCAGAACAGCCAAAGATGTTGTCACCAGCGCGTTGCTCAGTTATGTCAGTGAACTGAAACTGAATCAGCTCAGCTATCAGGCCAGTGTGGCAGGAATGGGGATCAATATCAGTGATGACGACGGTCTGAATATCAGCGTCAGTGGTTATTCCCAGCATCTGCCGGAACTGCTGACCACCGCAGTGAGTGAATACCAGTCCTTTACACCGTCAGTATCGGAGCTTGCACAGGCGAAATCCTGGTATCGTGAGCAGGTTGCGGTATCGGATAACGGCAAAGCCTATGAAATGGCAATGCGTCCGTTCAGCCGTCTGAAATCAGTGCCTTATTTCGAAGATAAAGAACGCCTCGCAGCGCTGGACACCATTACCGAAAGTGACATCACGCAGTACCGTAACCGTCTTATCCGTGAAGGGGCGCTCCAGATGTTTGTGTTCGGTAATCTGACAGCACCTCAGGCAGAGCAGATTGCATCGAAAGCTCAGGCACAGCTCGGTTCACAGGGTACGGAATGGTGGGTCGGGGATTACTATGTGATTGATAAAGCCCTGAAACCAAACTTTGACGAAAAAGCCAACAGCACAGATAACGCGCTGGCCAATATCTTTATTCCGGACGGTTATTCACGGACGGAAGGTGCTGCATTCTCGTCTGTGCTGTCGAAAATTCTGCATCCTTGGTTCTATGATCAGCTGCGGACACAGGAACAGCTGGGGTATGCCCTGTTTGCATTTAACCCGAACTTCGGCCGCCAGTGGGGGATCGGTTTCCTGCTGCAAAGCAATGAAAAGAATCCGGCTTATCTGTCACAACGCTTTGATGATTTTTATATCAATGCGGAAAAACGCCTGAAAGCACTGGATAATGCGGAGTTTGATAAATACCGCAATGCATTGCTGACCGAAATGACACAGCCGCCGGAAACCTTTGAGGAAGAAGCATCCCGTTATTCATTTGATTTCAAAAATAATTACTTTGATTTCAACACCCGCGAGCAGACGATTGCGGCAGTGAAGAAAATGACCAAACAGGATGTGGTGACATTCTATGAGAACGCGGTGATGTCGAAAAAAGGACTGGCGCTTTACTCTCAGGTGACCGGTACCGGCGGCAAAGCGGATGATTACGCGAAACCGGCCGGATGGACGACGTATCCGTCTGTCACGGCTTTCCAGGCGCTGTTACCTGTTAAAGAAGAAATCCGGTAA